Proteins encoded within one genomic window of Candidatus Syntrophocurvum alkaliphilum:
- a CDS encoding cob(I)yrinic acid a,c-diamide adenosyltransferase, whose protein sequence is MIHIYTGNGKGKTSAAFGVAIRARGHDFRVRVIQFLKGSTYTGELSSAEKLGIEVFQFGRTCPHAAVIKSGFLNCQKCGQCWIKLDKAETIDIEKTQMAWQLTLDTVTNGKHDLLILDEIMNAYNKNLIPLNDILKLLEVLPDNLDIILTGRNPPKELIEKADLVSNITEVKHPARIGVQAKRGLEY, encoded by the coding sequence ATGATACACATATATACAGGCAATGGAAAAGGTAAAACCAGCGCTGCATTTGGAGTAGCCATTCGAGCACGAGGTCATGACTTTAGGGTCCGAGTAATTCAATTCTTAAAAGGCAGCACCTATACAGGCGAATTATCTTCAGCTGAAAAACTAGGGATTGAAGTATTTCAGTTTGGTCGCACTTGTCCACATGCTGCAGTAATAAAAAGTGGATTTTTAAATTGTCAAAAATGTGGACAATGTTGGATTAAATTGGATAAGGCTGAAACAATTGATATAGAAAAAACCCAGATGGCATGGCAACTAACTTTAGATACGGTTACTAACGGCAAACATGATTTATTAATTTTAGATGAGATAATGAACGCTTATAATAAAAATTTAATACCACTTAACGATATCTTAAAACTATTAGAAGTGCTACCAGATAATTTAGATATTATATTAACTGGGAGAAACCCACCAAAAGAATTAATAGAAAAAGCCGATTTGGTTTCAAATATAACAGAGGTTAAGCACCCAGCCCGCATAGGTGTTCAAGCCAAACGAGGACTTGAATATTAA
- a CDS encoding cobyric acid synthase: MRAKTIMLQGTSSNVGKSLLCTALCRFFKQEGFKTAPFKAQNMALNSFVTPDGCEIGRAQGIQAIAAGVLPKPEMNPLLLKPKEDMVAEIIELGKPVAQLSAREYRSSYLSNAEPLILDCINKLRSEFEVLVIEGAGSPAEINLKDKDIVNMKTAELAEAPVLLIADIDRGGVFASLIGTLELLEPKERNKIKGFIINKFRGDLSLLQPGLDFLEARTGIPVLGVLPYMHNHGIDEEDSVSLEEKRVLGDPNGNVQIAVIQLPRISNFTDFNPLSRVPDLCVRFIKEGEKIGDVDAVIIPGTKSPIEDMQYLRSNSYDQEIIELSNQERFVIGICGGYQMLGNKLIDPFEEDLQTSETDGLNLFNYVTEYKKDKTVHQVEAIMECNQGFFKSLKGEKVFGYEIHQGHIKEDNLNPLLHIYSQSGEKVRVMDGRANNTGKVFGTHVHGLFENTNILLALINSIRYQKGLSQFNESDLGQSSEDENFDQLANTLKKSLNMHKIFEIMNLGDSK, from the coding sequence ATGAGAGCTAAAACAATTATGTTACAGGGTACCTCTTCTAATGTCGGTAAAAGCCTTTTATGTACAGCTTTATGTAGATTTTTCAAGCAAGAAGGTTTTAAAACAGCTCCATTTAAAGCACAAAATATGGCTCTAAACTCTTTTGTAACTCCAGATGGTTGCGAAATTGGTAGAGCCCAAGGTATACAGGCTATAGCAGCTGGAGTTTTACCAAAACCAGAAATGAACCCTTTACTATTAAAGCCTAAAGAAGACATGGTAGCTGAAATAATTGAACTAGGCAAACCAGTAGCTCAATTGTCTGCAAGAGAATATAGAAGTTCTTACTTAAGTAATGCAGAACCATTGATTTTAGATTGTATTAATAAATTAAGAAGCGAATTTGAAGTATTGGTAATTGAGGGAGCCGGTAGCCCTGCAGAGATCAACTTAAAAGATAAAGATATAGTAAACATGAAAACCGCTGAATTAGCTGAAGCACCTGTATTATTAATAGCTGATATTGATCGAGGTGGTGTCTTTGCCTCTCTTATTGGAACTTTAGAGCTACTTGAACCAAAAGAAAGAAACAAAATTAAGGGCTTTATTATTAATAAATTTAGAGGAGACTTATCTTTACTACAGCCAGGTTTAGATTTTTTAGAAGCAAGAACTGGTATACCTGTATTAGGGGTTCTACCATATATGCATAATCATGGAATAGATGAAGAGGATTCTGTAAGCCTAGAAGAAAAAAGGGTTCTAGGAGATCCAAATGGTAATGTTCAGATAGCTGTAATCCAATTACCACGCATCTCTAATTTTACTGACTTTAACCCTTTATCTAGAGTTCCTGATCTATGTGTGCGATTTATTAAAGAAGGAGAAAAAATTGGAGATGTCGATGCTGTAATAATACCAGGAACTAAAAGCCCTATTGAGGATATGCAATATTTACGCAGTAATAGTTATGATCAAGAAATAATAGAATTATCAAACCAGGAACGGTTTGTCATAGGTATTTGTGGAGGATATCAAATGCTAGGTAATAAACTAATCGATCCTTTCGAGGAAGATTTACAAACTAGTGAAACTGATGGTTTAAACTTATTTAATTATGTCACCGAATATAAAAAAGATAAAACCGTACACCAAGTTGAAGCCATAATGGAATGTAATCAAGGATTTTTTAAATCCTTAAAAGGTGAAAAGGTTTTTGGCTATGAAATCCACCAAGGACACATAAAAGAAGATAACCTTAACCCTCTACTACATATTTATTCTCAGTCAGGAGAAAAAGTTAGGGTTATGGATGGACGAGCTAATAATACTGGAAAAGTTTTTGGAACCCATGTTCATGGTTTATTTGAAAACACAAATATTTTATTAGCACTAATCAATTCAATTCGTTATCAAAAGGGGCTTTCTCAGTTTAATGAAAGTGATCTAGGTCAATCCTCAGAAGATGAAAATTTTGATCAACTAGCTAATACACTAAAAAAATCCTTGAATATGCATAAAATTTTTGAGATTATGAATTTAGGGGATTCCAAATGA
- the cbiB gene encoding adenosylcobinamide-phosphate synthase CbiB, whose amino-acid sequence MMEIIIICAFILDFIIGDPRFIPHPVIYIGKIINKSEIFIRKVAKNTLALKVSGVLLTLVIVLGTYIFFASIIWLAFWIHNYLGIIISIFILAQALAVKSLYQHAINITKPLSKGNLPQAREALSMIVGRDTDNLDEKDITRATVESVSENTVDGITAPLFYAFLGGPPLAMAYKAINTLDSMIGYKNEKYLHLGWAAARLDDLANYIPARITAALYLLISPFTPGGWTGVWHTLSRDGQKHPSPNSGLSEAAVAGALNIKLGGNSCYNGLERSSPVIGNGNHILQVNHINQCLKIMLVISILMLTLGVLTTFFIHNLIGV is encoded by the coding sequence ATGATGGAAATAATTATAATATGTGCATTTATTCTTGATTTTATAATAGGTGATCCTCGATTTATTCCTCATCCAGTTATATATATTGGGAAAATCATAAATAAAAGCGAAATTTTCATTAGAAAAGTAGCTAAAAATACTTTAGCATTGAAAGTTAGTGGGGTGCTTTTAACCTTAGTTATTGTTTTAGGCACTTATATCTTTTTTGCCTCAATTATTTGGTTAGCTTTTTGGATACATAATTATCTAGGTATTATCATAAGTATCTTTATTCTTGCTCAAGCTCTAGCTGTAAAAAGTCTATATCAACACGCAATTAATATAACTAAACCCTTATCAAAAGGAAATCTCCCCCAAGCTAGAGAAGCCTTATCAATGATTGTGGGTAGAGATACTGATAATTTAGATGAAAAAGATATTACCCGAGCAACAGTAGAAAGTGTATCTGAAAACACTGTTGATGGTATAACCGCTCCACTTTTCTATGCTTTTTTAGGCGGACCACCATTAGCTATGGCATATAAAGCAATAAATACACTTGATTCAATGATTGGTTATAAAAATGAAAAATACCTACACCTTGGATGGGCTGCAGCTAGGTTAGATGATTTAGCCAACTATATTCCAGCTAGAATAACTGCTGCTTTATACCTATTAATTTCACCATTCACTCCAGGTGGATGGACTGGTGTTTGGCATACTCTATCTAGAGATGGTCAAAAACACCCAAGCCCTAACAGTGGTCTCTCAGAAGCTGCTGTAGCAGGAGCTTTAAATATTAAACTTGGTGGTAATAGTTGTTATAATGGATTAGAAAGAAGCTCCCCAGTTATTGGTAATGGAAATCATATATTACAGGTTAATCATATTAATCAATGTTTGAAAATCATGCTAGTAATTTCTATTTTAATGCTAACATTAGGGGTACTCACTACTTTTTTTATCCATAATCTTATAGGAGTTTGA
- the cobS gene encoding adenosylcobinamide-GDP ribazoletransferase — protein MLKSFISATTFLTTIPIKEKRIATEKELANSLYFYPIVGFIIGSILCMLIFLTEPLSLGLAGHMIILTIWILLTGGLHLDGLMDSADGLLSHREQKQKLEIMHDSRVGAMGAIALVIILLLKLSALNSLMLLEYWWVLLLAPAMGRTAIVFVIWIFPYARKEPGLGSVFGKTLWYKPIIALIILLIGTIFSAGYLGIMIIIITLALALLIALWINQSLGGHTGDTYGAMCEVTETVFLLLTIIILKL, from the coding sequence ATGCTAAAAAGCTTTATATCAGCAACAACCTTTTTAACAACAATTCCAATTAAAGAAAAACGAATAGCCACTGAAAAAGAGCTGGCTAACTCACTATATTTTTACCCAATTGTAGGATTTATAATTGGCAGTATCTTGTGTATGCTTATTTTCTTAACTGAACCACTATCTCTAGGCCTAGCAGGTCACATGATTATTCTAACTATTTGGATCTTACTCACTGGCGGTCTCCATCTTGATGGACTTATGGATAGTGCTGATGGTTTATTAAGTCACCGAGAACAGAAGCAAAAGCTAGAAATTATGCACGATAGCCGGGTAGGAGCAATGGGAGCAATTGCATTAGTAATAATACTTCTACTAAAGCTTTCAGCATTAAACAGCTTAATGTTATTAGAATATTGGTGGGTTTTGCTTTTAGCACCTGCTATGGGAAGAACAGCTATAGTATTTGTTATTTGGATTTTTCCTTATGCTCGCAAGGAACCTGGTCTAGGATCTGTATTTGGGAAAACTTTATGGTATAAGCCTATTATAGCTTTAATAATTTTATTAATAGGAACTATTTTTTCTGCAGGTTATCTAGGTATAATGATTATTATTATCACCTTAGCTCTAGCATTATTAATAGCTTTATGGATTAATCAATCATTAGGAGGTCATACGGGTGATACTTATGGGGCTATGTGTGAAGTAACCGAGACGGTTTTCTTATTACTCACAATAATAATTCTTAAATTATAA